The genomic DNA TTCCAGAAAGAAATTTACTGGTTCTGATAGCATAAGGAAGTTCATCTACACCGATTCCTTTTGTCGTTAGAGGTTTAGCAACTTCAAAGACTGCATCTCCACTTGCACGGCAGTAATAATTTCCTCCCATACGAGCCACAGCGTCTAACAGATGTGGGTCTATTTTTCCATCTTCATCTAAAATGGCTTTACTAATGTGCATTTTCTTCACCTCACAGATAATTAGGTTTCCTGCACCTCCTTCTTGTCCTGTTTCTACAATTTCTCTCACCACACACTCAAACTGTGCAGGAGATTCCAAAACTCTTGGAGGAGAAACGGTTTCGGAGTCAATAGGTGTAAAACCTGCTTTGAAAAATTCGTTTACTCCTTTCTCATATTCTGTACTGGAAAGTGACATTTGCTCTACCATCGAATATGAAACCATATTAATCACTACTTCTTTTACCTCTTTTACATTTTCTAAGGTATGTTTGATGGTATTGTCTCTTACTCTTCTAGCAGGAGAAAAAATAAGTGTAGGAGGATTTGCACCAAAGACATTAAAAAAGCTAAAGGGAGAAAGGTTTACATTTCCTTCTTTATCTATCGTACTGGCAAAAGCTATTGGACGAGGTGAAATTGCACCTAAAAGTAAACCATGAAAAGCTGGAACAGGTAAGTCGGAAGGAAAATACGAATTGAAATCAGACATTGAAGAATGACAAGTTATAAATGATAAATTATTAATGTAGGACAAAGTCTTGTCTTTGGCGCAATATAAATAGCCAACAAAAAAAACCCAAAAAAAGTTATTACTTAATTTGGGTTTAGGTTGTGGTGATGAGTGAACCCAAACTAAACGCCTAAGTTACTCAAAAAAGTATATTTTTATAGCAAGATACCTAATAAGATACCTAAGATTAAAAGCAGCACAACTATTTATCTACCAAGACTAATAGCTGAAGGAACACAAGCTCGCTTAGATGAATGAACAATATCATCTTTTCTTTGTCCATGTGAGCGAGCTGCATGCTTGTGTCCCCTACCCTTTCCCAAATTATTGTTACCAAAATCTACACCTAGAAATTTTTGAGCTAGTGATTCATTCAATATATTGAATTTGTGTTCTAGCTCACTAAGTTTTTTTGATAAAAAGCTATTTTCCTTTTTTATATCTGCATTCTCCTTTTTTAATGCTTCGTTTTCTTGTTTTACTTTTTCAAAATCCTTTTCGGATATTGTAGGATAATGACCTCTTAATTCAGATACAGGTACGTTTGATATTTCGCTGAAGCGAATTAAATACTCTTCTTTTACGTATTTACTCTTGTACATAGCATATAGCGTAGAAGTGGACATATCCATTTTTTCAGCTAGTTGTCTTGATGTAAAAGGTAGATTATCTGCAATTTCTTTGATTTTTTTTCCAATCATAATTTATTGATTTTCAATTTGTTACAAGATTAACACAACAAATTTCTAAAAATAAAATCAATTTGATTTGATTTAACGAAACAAGTTGCTATATTTGTCGTATATATTCTAACAAGTTACACAAAAATACGGATTTATCCGTATAAATGTTTTATTTCCTAATGACTGTATGCAAAAAACTACAACAAATATTGAAAAATTGGTAAGCATTGGAGCTAAAAATATTCCTTCTTCTCTGAAAGAAAAGTTTACCGATGCACTATCGGATACAAAGGTTGGAAAGCAATCTATCTTCTTGTTGTGGATTGTAAACTTAGTTGTTGCACGTCCTAAAAAGTTTATGCAAATGTGTAGAGATTTGCAAGAGGAAATAGACCAAGAGGAAGAAGTAGAGGAAAAATTAAACTTAACTAATTAATCTATCATGGCAGGAAAAACGAATTACACTCCAGCACAAGAAGCAGAGCTAAACAAGCTAAATCGTGCTTACGAAAAATACAGTAAACGTATGCGTAAGGCAAGGTTGGACGGAGATGATGCGTATTACGAAGCCTCTCTAAAAAAAAGAAATGAAGTAAGAGATAGAAAGGCAGTCATTCGTAATTCCTAACTCTCTCTTTCAAAAAAAGACAAAAAAAATACGCTAAAAAGATAGCGTATTGAGTATAAAAACATTGAAAATTTAATTTGATTTTATTGGAAATAGACTTTCATAGTAGCGTTCTAAGATGGTTTTAACCATAGCGTTTCTTTCATTTACAGGAACACCATGTATGTGCAAATTAGAAGCAAATTCTATTAAACCGTCTGTGGGACGTTTTGGAAGTTCAGATTCGTCAATATGCTTTTTTAGTAAGCTGACTATTTCGTCGGAAAATAAGGCGTATCCAAATTCTCCAGCATCTTCAATTTTTTTAAGGAGTATTGATTTATGTTGTTTAAAATCTTTCATCTCTTTTAAGTTTTCAATTTGAAATGTTTTTGATAAAAAATGTGCATCGTGCTTAGACATTGTAGTAAGATTTAGGTATGAAAGATTATGATATTTTACACCATAAATATACTACAATTTTAGGGGTATTTCAAGATTGATTTACCCCTTATAAAAGATAATTTTTCATTATTTACAACCCAACTAAAAACTCAAAATTATGGAAGCTCTTAGCGAAAAATGTAAAATCAAATTTGATGGAGAAACACCTCAAATTGTAGTTCCAAACAATGACTATGCTATTGCAGCACTCTTTGAGGAAAGTCAAGCAAATGAAGTATTCTTTATGGCTGTTGGTTTTCCAGATGGACAAATGATTATTCAGCTTCAAGATGAGAGCTATACAGAGCAGTTTGTAGAAGATTTGAACTACAACATAGGATAGGATTTTAATACTCTCTTTCAGAACCCAATCGGATAAAAATTTTAAACTCTATTTTCAGTTATGGATAATCCATTTATTGCGTACTATCATTTTAAGAAATGTGCTGCTGAACTTAACTCAGTAGTAACAACAATAGAAGAGGAAGTTGAAGCAGAGAAAGAGGCTAAAAAACCAAAGAGGTCATCTTATCTCTCAACAGA from Bernardetia sp. includes the following:
- a CDS encoding flavin reductase family protein, translated to MSDFNSYFPSDLPVPAFHGLLLGAISPRPIAFASTIDKEGNVNLSPFSFFNVFGANPPTLIFSPARRVRDNTIKHTLENVKEVKEVVINMVSYSMVEQMSLSSTEYEKGVNEFFKAGFTPIDSETVSPPRVLESPAQFECVVREIVETGQEGGAGNLIICEVKKMHISKAILDEDGKIDPHLLDAVARMGGNYYCRASGDAVFEVAKPLTTKGIGVDELPYAIRTSKFLSGNTLGKLGNVEKMPTKSELESIETNFSSEEEKHKQAEELAQKGEVMKAWAVLLS